In Streptomyces paludis, the genomic stretch GGGCGCCGTCCCGTACCTCCGCCTCGATGGCGAGCCGGTCCCCGCCGAGGGGCGCGCTCATCGCGCCGACCACGGTGACCCGGCTGCCGGGGCCTTCGGCGCGGGTACGGCGTACCGCCAGCGGGCCCTCGCCGGCCAGCACCGGGAGCCCGGCGCGGGTGGCGACGATCCGGGCGGTCGCGCGGACGCTCACGCCGTCCAGTCGGCGAGCCGGGCGAGCACCCAGCCGGTGACGGGCGCGACCCCGTCCTCGGCCTTCAAGGACGTGAAGACGACGGGCAGTTCGCCGCGCTGCTCCTTGGCGTCGCGGGCCATCCGGCCGAGGTCGGAGCCGACGTACGGCGCGAGGTCGGTCTTGTTGATCACGAGAAGGTCCGCGGTGGTGACGCCGGGGCCGCCCTTGCGCGGGATGTCGTCGCCGCCCGCCACGTCGATGACGAAGATCTGCGCGTCCACGAGCCCCTTGGAGAAGGTGGCGGTGAGATTGTCGCCGCCGGACTCCACGAGGATCAGGTCGAGCGGTCCGACGGCGTCCTCCAGGTCCTCCACGGCTTCGAGGTTGGCGGAGATGTCGTCGCGGATCGCGGTGTGCGGGCAGGCGCCCGTCTCCACGGCCTGGATGCGCTCCGGCGGCAGGACG encodes the following:
- the ureG gene encoding urease accessory protein UreG; translated protein: MHLDHSHPGPAAVSADAVRPDGRRRALRVGLGGPVGSGKTATVAALCRALRDRLSLAVVTNDIYTREDAAFLLRHAVLPPERIQAVETGACPHTAIRDDISANLEAVEDLEDAVGPLDLILVESGGDNLTATFSKGLVDAQIFVIDVAGGDDIPRKGGPGVTTADLLVINKTDLAPYVGSDLGRMARDAKEQRGELPVVFTSLKAEDGVAPVTGWVLARLADWTA